A part of Helicobacter fennelliae genomic DNA contains:
- a CDS encoding homoserine O-succinyltransferase, translating into MPLIIPEQIPAYKLLKDYVFIIGQKRAIMQDIRPLEVLIVNLMPIKIQTENQILSLIGNSPLQVNITLLATQSYKGTNTPQSHLDRFYTKFSDIVGKNFDGAIVTGAPIEHLAFEEVKYWQELKEVMNYLRKHCTSTMYLCWGAMAGLYHFHHIDKIALSHKLFGVFKHRATADDVLLSGLNDTIKIPHSRHSGIDEKKVRALSKQGTLKILLEGKKSGISIIKDHKDIFILGHPEYSKETLDNEYKRDKAKGLSISKPKKYYDKNGTPQMTWRSDASVIFANWLNFNVYQATPFKF; encoded by the coding sequence ATGCCACTTATTATTCCCGAGCAGATTCCAGCGTATAAACTTCTGAAAGATTATGTATTTATCATCGGGCAAAAGCGTGCTATCATGCAAGATATACGACCACTAGAAGTGCTTATAGTCAATCTTATGCCTATCAAAATCCAAACAGAAAATCAGATTCTCTCTTTGATTGGAAACTCGCCATTACAAGTTAATATCACACTTCTTGCGACGCAGAGCTACAAAGGCACAAATACGCCACAAAGCCATTTGGATAGATTCTATACAAAATTTAGCGATATTGTTGGCAAAAATTTTGATGGCGCAATCGTTACTGGCGCGCCCATCGAGCATTTGGCATTTGAAGAGGTCAAATATTGGCAGGAGCTTAAAGAAGTGATGAACTATTTGCGCAAGCATTGCACAAGCACGATGTATCTTTGCTGGGGAGCTATGGCTGGACTTTATCATTTTCATCATATTGACAAAATCGCGTTGTCTCATAAGTTATTTGGCGTTTTTAAGCACCGCGCTACCGCAGATGATGTGCTTTTAAGTGGGCTTAATGATACGATAAAAATTCCGCATTCTAGGCATTCAGGCATTGATGAGAAAAAAGTCAGGGCATTAAGCAAGCAAGGCACTTTAAAAATCCTGCTTGAAGGCAAAAAAAGCGGCATAAGTATCATCAAAGATCACAAAGATATTTTTATACTCGGACACCCCGAATACAGCAAAGAAACGCTAGATAACGAATACAAGCGTGACAAAGCCAAAGGGCTTTCTATCTCCAAACCAAAAAAATATTACGACAAAAATGGCACACCGCAAATGACTTGGCGATCTGATGCAAGTGTGATTTTTGCAAATTGGCTCAATTTTAATGTTTATCAAGCCACACCTTTTAAATTCTAG
- the rmuC gene encoding DNA recombination protein RmuC, translating into MINIVAFVVLGLIVALFGVLLVRIFIQKQDIIKDYHHLKAILENELATKLSLQQSLQNAESQNLILNQENAKLQERLKAHLETSQNLLKEKDSAMAKAQNDYKEAQANLESKYEKTLELIKQELQERFTKQQEALLNENRVALNKDSRKLMDEIFTPIQKSIKEYEDRLTKNESAIKTNIEKMFDYSKQIKDDANKFARILSGEKKIRGNFAEIQLKSVLQNSGLLEGEHYKLQQSFKYEGKTYIIDAVVSLDKEKSFAVDAKFSLPDTQSLQNQNDEYDDKPQDTKAQEAQKEILCKELAQNLKARIDELAAKPYEKYNLYTYDFIFLFIPYQNILDLALSADSTLYQYASKKNIYLATPYILFMALKAVNISWRHTDSNEKVMRAFEEIKKIRDKFNGVIDDFEKIKRNIGTLNNSIGDLDKKLLSGNGNFHKRLQDIEALELKTQKAIAEN; encoded by the coding sequence ATGATAAATATTGTCGCTTTTGTTGTGCTTGGGCTAATTGTCGCTTTATTTGGCGTGCTACTTGTGCGGATATTTATCCAAAAGCAAGACATCATCAAAGACTATCACCACCTCAAAGCTATACTTGAAAATGAGCTTGCTACAAAACTTAGCCTACAACAATCCTTGCAAAATGCAGAATCTCAAAACCTTATCCTTAATCAAGAAAACGCCAAACTCCAAGAGCGTCTCAAAGCACATCTTGAGACATCACAAAACCTCCTTAAAGAAAAAGATTCTGCGATGGCAAAAGCGCAAAACGACTACAAAGAAGCACAGGCAAATCTTGAAAGCAAATACGAAAAAACCCTAGAGCTTATCAAGCAAGAACTCCAAGAGCGATTTACAAAACAGCAAGAAGCATTGCTTAATGAAAATCGAGTCGCGCTCAATAAAGATTCTAGAAAGCTTATGGACGAAATCTTTACGCCCATACAAAAAAGTATCAAAGAATACGAAGATCGACTCACAAAAAACGAATCCGCGATCAAAACAAATATCGAAAAAATGTTTGATTACAGCAAGCAGATCAAAGATGATGCTAATAAATTTGCCAGAATCTTAAGTGGCGAGAAAAAAATCCGCGGAAATTTTGCCGAGATCCAGCTCAAAAGCGTGCTACAAAATAGCGGACTTCTTGAGGGCGAACATTACAAACTCCAGCAATCTTTCAAATATGAGGGCAAAACCTACATCATTGATGCAGTTGTCAGCCTTGATAAAGAAAAAAGCTTTGCTGTCGATGCGAAATTCTCCCTCCCTGATACGCAATCACTGCAAAATCAAAACGACGAATATGATGATAAACCTCAAGACACAAAAGCCCAAGAGGCTCAAAAAGAAATCCTTTGCAAAGAATTAGCCCAGAATCTCAAAGCGCGTATCGATGAGCTTGCAGCAAAGCCGTATGAAAAATACAATCTCTACACCTATGATTTTATATTTCTTTTTATCCCCTACCAAAATATCCTTGATCTCGCGCTTAGTGCTGATAGCACGCTATATCAATACGCTTCCAAAAAAAATATTTATCTTGCAACTCCATATATACTTTTTATGGCTCTTAAGGCAGTCAATATCTCTTGGCGACATACCGATAGCAATGAAAAAGTTATGCGCGCGTTTGAAGAGATAAAAAAAATCCGCGATAAATTTAATGGCGTAATTGATGATTTTGAAAAAATCAAAAGAAACATTGGAACTCTGAATAACTCAATTGGTGATTTAGACAAAAAGCTCCTCAGCGGCAATGGTAATTTCCATAAGCGACTTCAAGACATCGAAGCACTCGAGCTCAAAACCCAAAAAGCAATCGCTGAAAATTAG
- the recO gene encoding recombination protein RecO, with the protein MQGYILSTHTQKNEDLIVKILTQDSIENLYRFYGARHSIVHIGHKIDFIKEHNGIFMPRLRNIIHLGFGWERDLERVYAWQRFMELLSAHLKDIYHIEPFYFEILDSGAKKLHKQNPYRVMLEMYAQILHNEGRNPLNNDKCLLCGGALYAQSNTTESSAKLIAESNTQSISLIRGFLPIHTHCSQSTMCFNASQIYTFFTQLSTLHLDDEDIIKLYKILLLGL; encoded by the coding sequence ATGCAGGGCTACATTTTATCGACACATACCCAAAAAAACGAGGATCTCATCGTCAAAATCCTCACGCAAGATTCCATAGAAAACCTTTATCGCTTTTATGGCGCGAGGCATTCGATCGTGCATATTGGGCATAAGATTGACTTTATCAAAGAACATAATGGAATCTTTATGCCAAGATTGCGTAATATCATTCATTTGGGCTTTGGCTGGGAGAGAGACCTTGAGAGAGTGTATGCGTGGCAGCGATTTATGGAGCTTTTAAGCGCGCATTTAAAAGACATTTATCATATTGAGCCGTTTTATTTTGAGATTCTAGATTCTGGAGCAAAAAAGCTTCACAAACAAAATCCTTATCGCGTGATGCTTGAGATGTATGCGCAAATACTACACAACGAAGGACGCAATCCTCTTAATAACGATAAATGCCTGCTGTGCGGAGGGGCTTTGTATGCACAATCTAACACCACAGAATCTAGCGCAAAATTAATTGCAGAATCCAACACACAATCCATCTCGCTTATTCGTGGATTTTTACCGATACACACGCACTGCTCACAAAGCACGATGTGCTTTAATGCCTCTCAAATTTATACATTTTTTACACAACTCTCAACCCTGCATTTAGACGATGAAGACATTATCAAACTCTATAAAATCCTTCTTTTGGGCTTATAA
- the minD gene encoding septum site-determining protein MinD, with the protein MAEIITITSGKGGVGKSTATANIAVGLAQMQTKVVAIDFDIGLRNLDMILGLENRIVYDVVDVMEGKCNLAQALIQDKKTPTLYFLPASQSKDKNILDKNKVKALIEELKKDFDYILLDSPAGIEGGFEHAIFWADRALIVVTPEVSSVRDSDRVIGIIDAKSDKAAKGQKIQKHLIINRIKPELVKNGQMLQTEDILKILAIPLIGLIPEDEQIVSATNRGEPVIYDKNSISAQCYKRIARRIAGEEVPFEELKAQGGIFSTFKRLFQ; encoded by the coding sequence ATGGCTGAAATCATCACAATAACTTCCGGAAAAGGTGGCGTAGGTAAATCAACTGCCACTGCAAATATTGCTGTCGGATTAGCACAAATGCAAACTAAAGTCGTCGCGATTGACTTTGATATAGGATTGCGGAATCTTGATATGATTTTGGGATTAGAAAATCGTATCGTATATGATGTGGTTGATGTAATGGAAGGCAAATGCAATCTCGCACAAGCCCTTATCCAAGACAAAAAAACGCCAACACTTTATTTTTTGCCCGCAAGCCAAAGCAAAGACAAAAACATTCTTGACAAAAACAAAGTCAAAGCCCTCATAGAAGAGCTCAAAAAAGATTTTGATTATATTTTGCTTGATTCTCCTGCGGGCATAGAGGGTGGATTTGAGCATGCTATTTTTTGGGCTGATAGGGCACTCATTGTCGTAACGCCAGAAGTAAGCTCTGTGCGAGATAGCGATAGGGTTATAGGTATCATTGATGCCAAATCCGACAAAGCCGCCAAAGGACAAAAAATCCAAAAACATCTCATCATTAATCGCATAAAGCCAGAGCTCGTCAAAAACGGACAAATGCTCCAAACTGAAGACATACTCAAAATCCTTGCTATTCCACTTATAGGGCTTATCCCTGAAGATGAGCAAATCGTCTCTGCGACAAATCGCGGTGAGCCAGTGATTTATGACAAAAACAGCATAAGCGCGCAATGCTACAAAAGAATCGCGCGCAGAATCGCAGGCGAAGAAGTGCCATTTGAGGAGCTGAAAGCTCAAGGCGGAATCTTTAGCACTTTCAAAAGGCTATTTCAATGA
- the minE gene encoding cell division topological specificity factor MinE translates to MSWLKIFAKDSSANVAKDRLTLVLAHERSIKVPYMDDMKREILEVVKKYTNANADKITIKADSNQHINTLEVEIKLEQ, encoded by the coding sequence ATGAGCTGGTTAAAAATATTTGCTAAAGATTCTAGCGCAAATGTCGCCAAAGATAGACTCACGCTTGTTTTGGCGCATGAGCGCAGTATCAAGGTCCCATATATGGACGATATGAAACGAGAGATTTTAGAAGTTGTCAAAAAATACACAAACGCTAATGCCGACAAAATCACGATCAAAGCGGATTCTAATCAGCATATCAATACCTTAGAAGTTGAGATAAAATTGGAGCAATAA
- a CDS encoding divergent polysaccharide deacetylase family protein: protein MNSSRLLKTLKIISTIAAIAILCICGYFGYEFYQSQTHQTQESTPKIAESSPESNPIQSNTESNTQSSAEASPLDKITTDLDEQWASILDKAQNAKQSQEQDSKQDKDQNREQSKEQAQNLESSQPQNPKHSAKATKSKPQATTSRAKKPYLAIIMDDMAYQSQLSELKKLNLRITPSFFPVSEDSKDTAKMAKTMPFYMVHLPLEAEHAQHSHHQWILTGSSLQSIRDNIATIKKDFPNLQYINNHTGSKFSASLIDMQNLLFVLNEYGIDFVDSRTTPHTAAPEIYKQSKRALLYRDVFLDNEQNTAYTLKQLQLAISIAKKKGYAIAICHPHTSTFKALKIAKEKLFDEVELVYIKDLPIAQNRPPLHITISAENAEFLPHSQATKDSLLSESTSKTAESAESIERQRPSKIDQSVFEEVKRTQALQQKQNPKSKNPKSTSHNPATYTTQETITATTQECEQSEIEAFISGCPMPKGYKEQSGFINLQWSKEQHTKENTKTNKNNNSTQISHKPKDFLDIENTQ from the coding sequence ATGAATAGTAGCAGACTCCTTAAAACACTCAAAATCATCAGCACCATTGCGGCAATTGCGATATTGTGTATATGCGGGTATTTTGGGTATGAATTCTACCAAAGCCAAACACACCAAACACAAGAATCTACACCCAAAATAGCAGAATCTAGCCCAGAATCTAACCCCATACAATCCAATACAGAATCAAATACACAATCCTCAGCAGAAGCCTCGCCACTTGATAAAATCACAACAGATCTTGATGAGCAATGGGCAAGTATTTTAGACAAAGCCCAAAACGCCAAACAATCCCAAGAGCAAGATAGCAAACAAGACAAAGATCAAAATAGAGAACAAAGCAAAGAGCAAGCCCAGAATCTAGAATCTAGCCAGCCACAAAATCCAAAGCATTCTGCCAAAGCAACTAAGTCAAAACCACAAGCCACAACTTCCAGAGCAAAAAAGCCTTACCTTGCGATCATTATGGACGATATGGCATACCAAAGCCAGCTCTCTGAGCTCAAAAAACTCAATCTCCGCATAACGCCATCGTTTTTCCCTGTGAGTGAGGATTCAAAAGATACTGCCAAAATGGCAAAAACAATGCCGTTTTATATGGTGCATCTCCCGCTAGAAGCAGAGCATGCGCAGCACTCTCACCATCAGTGGATTCTCACAGGCTCAAGCCTCCAAAGCATTAGAGACAATATCGCGACAATCAAAAAAGACTTCCCAAATCTCCAATACATCAACAACCACACTGGAAGCAAATTTAGCGCAAGCCTCATAGATATGCAGAATCTTTTATTTGTGCTAAATGAATATGGCATTGATTTTGTGGATTCTCGCACGACTCCACATACCGCCGCGCCAGAGATTTATAAACAAAGCAAGCGCGCATTGCTCTATCGCGATGTGTTTTTGGATAATGAGCAAAACACCGCCTATACGCTTAAGCAACTGCAATTAGCGATTTCTATCGCCAAAAAGAAAGGCTATGCGATTGCGATTTGCCACCCACACACAAGCACTTTTAAAGCACTCAAAATCGCAAAAGAAAAGCTTTTTGACGAAGTGGAGCTTGTCTATATCAAAGATCTACCAATCGCGCAAAATCGACCACCTTTGCATATCACAATCAGTGCGGAAAATGCGGAGTTTTTGCCACATAGCCAAGCCACAAAAGATTCTCTTCTATCAGAATCCACATCAAAAACCGCAGAATCTGCAGAATCCATAGAGCGACAACGACCCTCAAAAATCGATCAAAGCGTATTTGAGGAAGTCAAGCGCACACAAGCATTACAACAAAAGCAAAATCCAAAATCCAAAAATCCCAAATCCACAAGCCACAATCCCGCAACATACACGACACAAGAGACCATAACGGCAACTACACAAGAATGCGAGCAAAGCGAAATAGAAGCATTTATATCAGGCTGTCCTATGCCTAAAGGATACAAAGAGCAGAGCGGGTTTATAAATTTGCAATGGAGCAAAGAACAACACACAAAAGAAAACACAAAAACAAACAAAAACAACAATTCTACGCAAATATCACATAAGCCAAAAGATTTTCTTGATATAGAAAACACGCAATAA
- the dprA gene encoding DNA-processing protein DprA, whose protein sequence is MNSGFEAQSLSQIPHQFNILSTPPKQLFYTGDISLLDKSPKIAIIGTRKPNVYSKTLTSFLAKEISQAGGIVVSGGALGIDIIAHNVALPQTILISPASLDTIYPAFNAPIIKQIAESGLILSEYESNTQPKQYEFLHRNRLIIALSDIVIIPQADLKSGSMHSAKLSQTLQKPLFVFSHRIGESQGTQSLLQNNQAKPIYDIEAFLQEINLKKALNNAEITSDEILEFCKSNPIFEEAYLRFGESILEYEFEGKIMRQNGRLFIHNP, encoded by the coding sequence ATGAATAGTGGTTTTGAGGCACAATCACTCTCTCAAATCCCACATCAATTCAATATCCTTAGCACCCCTCCAAAGCAGTTGTTTTATACAGGCGATATATCTTTGCTTGACAAATCCCCCAAAATCGCTATCATAGGCACAAGAAAACCAAATGTGTATAGCAAAACCCTTACTTCATTTTTGGCAAAAGAAATAAGCCAAGCAGGCGGAATCGTCGTAAGTGGCGGGGCATTAGGAATCGACATCATCGCACACAACGTCGCCTTACCTCAAACAATCCTCATCTCACCTGCAAGCCTTGATACAATCTATCCTGCATTTAACGCGCCTATCATCAAGCAAATCGCAGAATCTGGGCTTATCCTTAGCGAATATGAAAGCAACACACAGCCCAAACAATACGAATTCCTCCATAGAAATCGCCTCATCATCGCACTTAGTGATATAGTCATTATCCCGCAAGCCGATCTCAAAAGCGGCTCGATGCATAGCGCAAAGCTTAGTCAAACCTTGCAAAAACCATTGTTTGTGTTTTCACATCGCATAGGAGAATCTCAAGGCACACAATCACTTTTGCAAAACAATCAAGCAAAGCCTATTTATGACATTGAGGCATTTTTGCAAGAAATCAACCTCAAAAAAGCCCTAAATAATGCAGAGATAACTTCAGATGAGATTTTGGAATTTTGCAAATCAAACCCAATCTTTGAAGAGGCGTATTTACGCTTTGGAGAAAGTATCCTTGAATACGAGTTTGAGGGCAAAATTATGCGACAAAACGGAAGATTATTTATACATAATCCATGA
- the ruvX gene encoding Holliday junction resolvase RuvX: MQDLTNQTIIGCDIGLKRIGLAKICNGIILPLAPLLRKNRNQAAQELSKLLIEQNPITLVVGMPSQNLEMQKRIKHFISLVAFDGQIIYINEDNTSLEALESLCHFSRGNKINAQKNGKLDSLAACKILERYIANTTNKSEL, translated from the coding sequence ATGCAAGATCTGACAAATCAAACAATAATAGGCTGTGATATTGGGCTAAAGCGCATAGGTTTGGCTAAAATCTGCAATGGTATTATTTTGCCACTTGCCCCACTCTTACGCAAAAACAGAAATCAAGCAGCACAAGAGCTATCAAAACTCTTAATAGAGCAGAATCCTATCACACTTGTAGTCGGTATGCCAAGCCAAAATCTCGAAATGCAAAAACGTATTAAGCATTTTATCTCGCTTGTGGCATTTGATGGGCAAATAATCTACATCAACGAGGATAATACAAGTCTAGAAGCCCTCGAATCACTTTGTCATTTCTCAAGAGGCAATAAAATCAACGCACAAAAAAATGGCAAACTCGACTCTCTAGCAGCATGCAAGATTCTAGAGAGATATATTGCAAATACCACAAACAAGAGTGAATTATAG
- a CDS encoding cytochrome-c peroxidase → MIRNIFALSIAIVMCESAFGIELPRDIDDIRKMYSKDSSHWEKPLVDEGVQWQEIGALPDEAPYPESNPYSEAKAKLGERLFNDPKLSLSNQIACTSCHDKEQGYSNGRSVSYGHDRALGRRNAPSVVMSAFGKEKFWDGRAESLEAQVSFPIADKKEMAYDIGKAAKKLNKIESYKADFKAAFGDGAINSERIAQAIATYERSLMPKTSRFDRFIRGNVKALSDEEVWGLHIFRTKARCMNCHSGVAFSDEGYHNLGLSWYGRKYQDLGRYEVTKNPQDSGKFKTPSLRGVAKSAPYMHNGKFPHLKGVLNAYNKGMYHLKPKTPEQENDPLFPLTDNLLHELNLSKDELQALEAFLGTL, encoded by the coding sequence ATGATAAGGAATATTTTTGCGTTAAGTATTGCGATAGTAATGTGTGAGAGTGCTTTTGGTATAGAGCTACCACGAGATATAGATGATATAAGAAAAATGTATAGCAAAGATTCTAGCCATTGGGAGAAGCCGCTTGTCGATGAAGGCGTGCAGTGGCAAGAAATAGGCGCACTTCCTGATGAAGCCCCCTATCCAGAATCTAACCCATACAGCGAGGCAAAGGCAAAACTTGGCGAGAGATTATTTAATGACCCCAAACTCTCACTCTCAAACCAAATCGCTTGCACCTCTTGCCATGACAAAGAGCAGGGGTATTCAAATGGGCGCAGTGTAAGCTATGGGCATGATAGGGCTCTTGGCAGACGCAATGCACCAAGTGTAGTGATGAGTGCGTTTGGTAAGGAGAAGTTTTGGGACGGGCGCGCAGAATCTTTGGAAGCACAAGTAAGCTTTCCAATCGCTGACAAAAAAGAAATGGCTTATGATATAGGCAAAGCCGCAAAAAAACTCAATAAAATAGAATCTTATAAAGCAGATTTCAAAGCGGCTTTTGGTGATGGTGCTATAAATAGTGAGCGCATCGCACAGGCAATCGCTACTTATGAGCGAAGCCTTATGCCAAAGACTTCACGATTTGATAGATTTATACGAGGCAATGTTAAGGCATTAAGCGATGAGGAGGTGTGGGGGCTACATATCTTTCGCACAAAAGCGCGCTGTATGAATTGCCATAGTGGCGTGGCTTTTAGTGATGAGGGGTATCATAATTTAGGATTGAGCTGGTATGGAAGAAAGTATCAAGACTTAGGACGATATGAAGTAACCAAAAATCCGCAAGATTCTGGAAAATTTAAAACCCCAAGCTTGCGAGGCGTAGCAAAGAGCGCGCCATATATGCATAATGGTAAGTTTCCTCATCTCAAAGGCGTGCTGAATGCTTATAACAAAGGAATGTATCATCTCAAGCCAAAAACCCCAGAGCAAGAAAACGACCCGCTTTTTCCTCTAACTGATAATCTCCTTCATGAGCTCAATCTTAGCAAAGATGAATTGCAAGCCTTAGAGGCATTTTTGGGAACATTGTAA
- a CDS encoding TonB-dependent receptor plug domain-containing protein has product MLDSNPSGNGDITSILRILPNVQYDNAQLRSTTPGEIDPANVSISGGLFYQNNFQLDGFNMNNDLDPNGGTTNNQSNIRGGRSQGLAVDTSLLESIVVQDSNISAAYGRFTGGVIEANVRKPRFDGWHANVSYQYTSDKFTQYFIHPSAESMFATSAEENYQPNFVKHLVRANTEGYITKNLGLIASFSTTQSFIPLASYRSNYSNAGDDVAQGREQKRQSYNYYLKANYNPTESFTLEATLAYMPQDNTYFNPLARNSYYAMQSGGVQSGLKALWDTDLGLWTNTLSYSWLENSRRSDANYFYQWRRSAEKNWGGTSNATTGAGIVFEGGYGDIDQRQHTLNYKSDMQFEPLSFWRIENTFRVGAEFSYQDVARNRLNDLTAVQGNPQPLTSSQTCGVDSLGLDLCSMSPVFGQNSSVGQYANQIYIWKAGNFGFNLFSYGSYVEDDMKFDFGNAGSMNARFGLRLDGDTYMSKHTLAPRFSLNHIAPWEDSYKTTFIFGANRYYGRNLLSYRLYAEAITNRENYKRSITAGQTPGDWALNTTNTSDLGYTFSKLNVPYDDELTFGITQNLWLFNASLKYIHRSGKDEIMQRQTGSGSNAVSSWSNDGSSQSDIIALMVQNVKPIQTFGITHHYLFAFDYTNTRRSYNIYAADDAYIENNQIYYDGQLINYRDRPTENWARPFTLRLTTTHTYNIWRTKWLWNNFFRYRDGYERMVLISRNQPGYNTSIDPSIQQYAKMRFPGAFTWDMRIGFEVDMWHKNTLYVNLDIYNVLNTQNLTALQGSGITGGAVTGIASSTAIAVYELGRQFWLQVGYKL; this is encoded by the coding sequence ATGCTAGATTCCAACCCTAGCGGGAATGGCGATATTACCTCAATCCTTAGAATCCTGCCAAATGTGCAGTATGACAACGCGCAGCTAAGAAGCACGACGCCTGGCGAAATCGACCCCGCAAATGTCAGCATTAGTGGCGGGCTTTTCTATCAAAATAATTTCCAACTTGATGGATTCAATATGAATAATGACTTGGATCCAAATGGCGGCACGACGAATAATCAAAGTAATATCCGCGGTGGTAGAAGTCAAGGCTTAGCGGTGGATACAAGCCTGCTAGAATCTATTGTCGTGCAGGATAGCAATATCTCTGCGGCGTATGGGCGATTCACTGGTGGCGTGATAGAAGCAAATGTGCGCAAGCCTCGCTTTGATGGCTGGCATGCAAATGTCTCCTATCAATACACAAGCGATAAATTCACGCAATACTTTATCCACCCAAGTGCAGAATCCATGTTTGCCACAAGTGCGGAGGAAAACTATCAGCCAAATTTTGTAAAGCACCTTGTGCGGGCAAATACAGAGGGCTATATCACAAAGAATCTAGGGCTAATTGCAAGCTTTTCCACCACGCAAAGCTTTATCCCTTTGGCAAGCTATCGCTCAAACTACTCAAATGCTGGCGATGATGTAGCACAAGGCAGGGAGCAAAAGCGCCAAAGCTATAACTACTACCTAAAGGCAAATTATAACCCTACTGAATCTTTCACGCTTGAAGCAACATTAGCCTATATGCCACAAGATAATACCTACTTTAACCCTCTAGCAAGAAATAGCTACTATGCTATGCAAAGCGGAGGCGTGCAAAGTGGGCTAAAAGCGCTATGGGATACAGACTTGGGGCTATGGACAAATACGCTAAGCTACTCATGGCTTGAAAACTCAAGGCGCAGTGATGCAAACTACTTTTATCAGTGGCGCAGAAGTGCAGAGAAAAACTGGGGCGGGACAAGCAACGCTACCACAGGAGCGGGCATAGTCTTTGAAGGTGGCTATGGCGATATAGACCAAAGACAGCATACGCTAAATTACAAATCAGATATGCAGTTTGAGCCCCTTAGCTTTTGGCGCATTGAAAATACCTTTAGGGTGGGTGCGGAGTTTTCCTACCAAGATGTCGCACGCAATCGCTTAAATGACCTAACCGCAGTGCAAGGGAATCCACAGCCTCTAACAAGCAGTCAAACTTGCGGGGTAGATAGCTTGGGGCTTGATTTATGCTCTATGTCGCCTGTCTTTGGGCAAAATAGTTCGGTTGGGCAGTATGCAAACCAAATATATATTTGGAAAGCGGGCAACTTTGGCTTTAATCTTTTCTCCTATGGAAGCTATGTAGAAGATGATATGAAGTTTGACTTTGGCAATGCAGGAAGCATGAATGCACGCTTTGGGCTTAGGCTAGATGGCGATACTTATATGAGTAAGCATACTTTAGCGCCAAGATTTTCACTTAATCATATAGCGCCTTGGGAGGATTCCTACAAAACGACTTTTATTTTTGGAGCAAATCGCTACTATGGGCGCAATCTCTTAAGCTATCGGCTCTATGCAGAAGCGATAACAAATAGAGAAAATTACAAACGCAGTATTACCGCTGGGCAAACGCCCGGAGATTGGGCGCTTAATACCACAAATACTAGTGACTTAGGCTATACATTCTCAAAGCTTAATGTCCCCTATGATGATGAGCTAACCTTTGGAATCACGCAAAATCTTTGGCTCTTTAATGCAAGCCTAAAATATATCCATAGAAGCGGCAAAGATGAGATAATGCAAAGACAAACAGGCAGCGGGAGCAATGCAGTAAGCTCTTGGAGTAATGATGGTAGCTCGCAAAGTGATATTATCGCCCTTATGGTGCAAAATGTAAAGCCCATACAAACTTTTGGAATCACGCACCATTATCTTTTTGCCTTTGACTACACAAACACAAGGCGCAGCTACAATATCTATGCTGCCGATGATGCCTATATCGAAAATAATCAAATCTATTATGACGGGCAGCTTATAAACTACCGCGATAGACCTACCGAAAATTGGGCGCGCCCTTTTACCCTGCGCCTTACCACAACGCACACTTATAACATTTGGCGCACAAAATGGCTGTGGAATAACTTTTTTCGCTATCGCGATGGGTATGAGCGAATGGTGCTAATTAGCAGAAATCAGCCCGGATATAATACAAGCATAGACCCCTCCATTCAGCAATATGCCAAAATGCGCTTTCCGGGCGCTTTCACTTGGGATATGCGCATAGGCTTTGAAGTGGATATGTGGCATAAAAATACGCTCTATGTGAATCTTGATATTTATAATGTGCTTAATACGCAAAATCTCACAGCCTTGCAAGGAAGCGGAATTACAGGTGGCGCAGTGACAGGCATAGCTTCTAGCACTGCGATTGCAGTCTATGAGCTAGGGCGGCAGTTTTGGCTACAGGTAGGCTATAAATTATAA